The DNA region ACGCAACCCCGTGCGTACCGAAAATGTGAACGCCGTCGTCGGGGGCCAGACCGTGCGTGCACCGCAGCCACGCGTGTCATCGCTCACCCGCTTCTTCTGCCACGTCTCGCCCAGCCTCTTCGCCTCCGTGATGGGCACAGGTATCGTCGCCGCGCTCGCAGTCCGTTTCGAGGAGTTCTGGCCGGCCTTCCGTGGATTTGGAACAGCCGTCTGGTTGCTCGCGGGACTTTGGCTGCTGATCCTGTCACTAGCTCTGGCCGGCCATTGGATCCTGCACCGTTGCGAAGCTGTGTCGATCGGACGCAACGCGGCGGTTCTGCCGTTCTACGGCACGGTGCCGATGGCGATCCTCACGGTCGGCGCGGGCACGCTCCTCTACGGCGACGCAGTATTCGGCCCCGCCGCCTGCTGGATCGCTGGCCTCCTGTGGACGCTGGGGACTTTGCTGGGGATCGCCACCGCTATCGGCGTTCCTGTGATAGCGGTGCTGTCCGCCCATCCCGCAGAAGACTTCACCCTGCCCTGCTGGATGCTGCCTGTGGTCCCTCCCATGGTCTCGGCAGCCACCGGCGCCGGCCTGCTCGAGCACATCGACTCTCCGCACCTGAGGCTCGCCATGCTCACGTTGTGTTATGGCCTGTTTGGAATGGCGTTGATCCTCGCGCTCTTGACGCTGGCCATGATCTACAACCGTTTGATGCGCATCGGCGCCCCGGCTGCCACAGCTTTACCAACAATCTGGATCCCACTAGGTGTCATCGGGCAGTCCATAGCTGCAGCGAATCTACTCGGCGTCCAGGAAATTTCCCTGAACGTTGCGGGCAGCGTCACATCGGCAGTGTTACAGACCGTGGGTATCGGATTCGGAGTGGTGATGTTAGGTTTCACGCTCTTTTGGATTCTCTTCGCCGCGGCACTGACCGCCCAAGCGACCGTGATACAGGCACCATTTTCGCTGAGTTGGTGGAGCGTGGTGTTTCCCATCGGCGCTGTCACACTCGGACTTTCTGCATTGGCTGAAGCAGCCAATTTTCCTGTTCTCCAGTTTCTTTCGCTTGGTCTCTATGTGACGCTGGTCGTGATCTGGCTAGCGGTCGCCTCCCGATCCGTCGCCGGACGTCACATGGCCTGGTGGCGCACTCAGAACGCGTAACGATGGAATTGCGCAATCGTGCGCATCAGCGGTACCCGGTTCAGCACCACCGCCAGCCGCCGGTACCGGGGCGGGGCCGCGGCGAAAACAGTCCGCTCGAACACCGGAACCCACTGCAGCAGAAGAAGTTTCGGCACGGAATCAAGGATATCAGCGGGGCGGTCGATTCCCCAGGACAGTGTTGCTCCCGAGCGACGTACCACCGAGTTGGCCCACTGCGTGGTGATCCCGAGCCGGCTGAACGCGTCGAATTGTATTTCGCCGCTGGGGAATCGCTGCACCACGCTGCGCAGCAACCGCAGCCCGTCATCGCGGGTCAGGTACATGCTCAGCCCTTCGGCCAGCACCAGTGTCGGCCGGTCCGCGGGTACCCGGTCGAGCAGGCCCGGGTCGGTCACCGATGCGGCGATGACGTGGTTGCCTGCTGTGGCCGGATACAGCTTCTGTCGCAACTCGGCGACTTCGGGGAAGTCGACATCGAACCAGTCGACACCCTGTCGGGGTTGGGTACGCCAGAACCGGCTGTCCAGCCCACACCCCAGGTGAACGACGACGGCTTCGGGGTGCGCGGCCAGGAACTGCCGGGTCCAGCCGTCGAAGTGGGCCGACCGCAGCGTGACCGACGGCGAGTTGCGCTGGGTCATCGTGGTGGCAGCCCAGTCGTAGTCGATGCGGTCGACCACCTCGACGGCCCAGGTGTCGTGCAGGATCGAGGTCGGCGCTTCGGCGTCGAGCGCCTTGGCGTACAGCGTCGCGAGCATGGTCACCGGGGCGCCGTGCAGGTCCACGCGTACTTTTTCGGTCATCTGGCCCGCTCACGGCGGGATGCCCGCAGGTCCGCCCAGAAGCGGGCCGCCTGGCCGATGGCCTCCTCGACAGGAGCGGGGCGCCAACCTAATTCAGAGCGAGCCTTGCTGCAGTCGACCGGCGCTTCGGCGCGCATCAGCCGCAAAGATCCCAGCGACAACCGTTCGTCGGTACCTTTGATCCGGCCGCGCAGACTCCCGACGGCCGCCATAGCCCATGACACCGGCAACGGGATCGTCCGCTTCGGCGGCGACACGCCTGCCGCCCGCGCGGCGA from Mycobacterium sp. SMC-4 includes:
- a CDS encoding C4-dicarboxylate transporter: MFIRNPVRTENVNAVVGGQTVRAPQPRVSSLTRFFCHVSPSLFASVMGTGIVAALAVRFEEFWPAFRGFGTAVWLLAGLWLLILSLALAGHWILHRCEAVSIGRNAAVLPFYGTVPMAILTVGAGTLLYGDAVFGPAACWIAGLLWTLGTLLGIATAIGVPVIAVLSAHPAEDFTLPCWMLPVVPPMVSAATGAGLLEHIDSPHLRLAMLTLCYGLFGMALILALLTLAMIYNRLMRIGAPAATALPTIWIPLGVIGQSIAAANLLGVQEISLNVAGSVTSAVLQTVGIGFGVVMLGFTLFWILFAAALTAQATVIQAPFSLSWWSVVFPIGAVTLGLSALAEAANFPVLQFLSLGLYVTLVVIWLAVASRSVAGRHMAWWRTQNA
- a CDS encoding class I SAM-dependent methyltransferase; its protein translation is MTEKVRVDLHGAPVTMLATLYAKALDAEAPTSILHDTWAVEVVDRIDYDWAATTMTQRNSPSVTLRSAHFDGWTRQFLAAHPEAVVVHLGCGLDSRFWRTQPRQGVDWFDVDFPEVAELRQKLYPATAGNHVIAASVTDPGLLDRVPADRPTLVLAEGLSMYLTRDDGLRLLRSVVQRFPSGEIQFDAFSRLGITTQWANSVVRRSGATLSWGIDRPADILDSVPKLLLLQWVPVFERTVFAAAPPRYRRLAVVLNRVPLMRTIAQFHRYAF